In the Hymenobacter volaticus genome, one interval contains:
- a CDS encoding TssN family type VI secretion system protein, protein MLTPNPEAQARSSANSLLSNARSSLQQNPTFISIFLYLLSCLLLFGLLGAGAVFSPLSYKVTFLLVQAGALLLGILHLYAQQKWLPWFNVDDWIHGTTMTVLSWLAGALGIALLVWLPGLEGRPAPTSFVMATLPALIPYFFYEAYRSWCQIPEHQYKLWYYQPHAPNPDLARMDLNNFMVIHFWMSRRFGESLYHDFSSKAPYEMHVSDLFQIFLTDYNALKPDQALQYLDEQGRPYGWLFYAKPRWWQRRRYFDPDYSFRDNFIKQGDIIVARRIAP, encoded by the coding sequence ATGCTGACTCCTAATCCGGAAGCTCAGGCGCGCAGTTCAGCCAACAGCCTCTTATCCAATGCGCGCTCTAGCCTGCAACAGAATCCGACCTTTATCAGCATTTTCCTTTACCTCCTCAGCTGCCTGCTGCTTTTTGGCTTGCTTGGAGCGGGAGCGGTCTTCAGCCCGCTGTCCTACAAGGTAACCTTCTTGCTGGTGCAGGCCGGAGCCTTGTTGCTGGGCATCCTACACCTGTACGCGCAGCAAAAGTGGCTGCCTTGGTTCAACGTCGACGACTGGATTCATGGCACGACTATGACAGTGTTAAGCTGGTTAGCCGGCGCTCTGGGCATTGCCCTGCTGGTGTGGCTGCCGGGGCTAGAGGGGCGCCCGGCGCCTACGTCTTTTGTGATGGCCACGCTGCCGGCCCTGATTCCCTACTTCTTCTATGAAGCTTATCGCAGTTGGTGCCAAATCCCGGAGCACCAGTACAAGCTCTGGTACTACCAGCCCCACGCCCCCAACCCCGACCTAGCCCGCATGGATCTGAATAATTTCATGGTGATACACTTCTGGATGTCGCGTCGTTTCGGCGAGTCGTTGTACCATGATTTCTCTTCGAAGGCCCCTTACGAAATGCACGTCAGCGACCTGTTTCAGATTTTTCTTACCGACTATAACGCTCTCAAGCCCGATCAGGCCCTGCAGTATCTTGATGAGCAGGGCCGCCCCTACGGCTGGCTATTTTATGCCAAGCCGCGCTGGTGGCAGCGGCGTCGCTACTTCGACCCTGACTACAGTTTCCGTGACAACTTCATCAAGCAAGGCGACATTATTGTGGCCCGCCGCATAGCGCCCTAG
- a CDS encoding carboxypeptidase-like regulatory domain-containing protein codes for MKLSAHPFHPVTGDLLPTYRDAYLRGDLTSKNTAAVDAYLKANSQHGDATLRRYYELNQAGHQVQPLGWVARQFELIRTEPQRLRRRATSLVAGSALLGGAVFAGTNLPTNEHAITTVTATELPAELLASTESSTSASTAASAASTLRLSSVRGRILDENGQPLVGATVIDKVSGRGVSTDAAGNYTLLVPLAQTPVLQYGYAGYSEEEIKLTGRGTQNVTLLPRQEKTKKHHWWQF; via the coding sequence ATGAAACTCAGCGCTCACCCCTTTCACCCCGTTACCGGCGACCTGCTCCCGACTTATCGCGACGCCTATCTACGCGGCGACCTGACCAGCAAGAACACGGCTGCCGTCGACGCCTACCTCAAAGCCAACAGCCAGCACGGCGACGCCACGCTCCGCCGCTACTACGAACTCAACCAGGCCGGCCATCAGGTGCAGCCCCTGGGCTGGGTGGCCCGCCAGTTCGAGCTCATCCGCACCGAGCCCCAGCGCTTGCGCCGCCGCGCTACCTCGCTAGTCGCGGGCAGTGCCCTGCTCGGCGGGGCCGTGTTTGCCGGCACCAACTTGCCCACCAACGAGCACGCCATTACCACCGTAACGGCCACCGAACTGCCCGCCGAGTTGCTGGCCTCCACCGAGAGCAGCACTAGTGCCAGCACGGCCGCCAGCGCTGCCTCAACGCTGCGCTTGAGCAGCGTGCGTGGCCGCATCCTCGACGAGAACGGCCAGCCGCTGGTCGGGGCAACCGTTATCGACAAAGTCAGTGGCCGGGGCGTGAGCACCGATGCCGCCGGCAACTATACCTTGCTCGTGCCCCTGGCCCAGACCCCGGTGCTGCAGTACGGCTACGCCGGCTATAGCGAGGAAGAAATCAAGCTCACCGGCCGCGGCACGCAGAACGTGACGCTGTTGCCCCGTCAAGAGAAAACCAAGAAACACCATTGGTGGCAGTTCTAA
- a CDS encoding S1C family serine protease yields MRKQTILLLAGGFCLVQLTGSSCTSKKNSNQPDDNARKPAAFLEESHSTRTTSSQVGNFVTAAKVATPAVVHIKTTYAAAADYNSPFDQAYGLPSGGSTATASGSGVLIASNGYIATNNHVVENAATIDVVLPDNRQFPAELVGRDPNTDLALLKIKGDNLPTLQLGNSDSVQVGEWVVAVGYPFSLNTTVTAGIVSAKARSLGIINRPGRNNGTGYAEPTGNTGVESFIQTDAAINPGNSGGLWSTPMAN; encoded by the coding sequence ATGAGAAAACAGACGATCCTTTTGCTTGCCGGGGGCTTTTGCCTTGTACAGCTAACAGGCAGTAGCTGCACAAGTAAAAAGAACTCGAATCAGCCCGATGATAACGCACGAAAACCCGCCGCGTTCTTAGAGGAAAGTCACTCAACGCGCACCACCTCATCACAAGTCGGCAATTTTGTAACCGCCGCCAAGGTAGCGACACCTGCGGTGGTGCATATCAAAACCACTTACGCCGCGGCGGCAGACTACAACAGCCCTTTCGATCAAGCTTATGGCCTGCCCTCTGGAGGTAGCACAGCCACGGCCTCGGGCTCCGGCGTACTTATTGCCAGCAATGGCTATATCGCGACCAACAATCACGTGGTGGAAAATGCGGCTACCATCGACGTAGTTTTGCCAGACAACCGGCAGTTTCCAGCGGAACTTGTTGGTCGCGACCCCAACACTGATCTGGCATTGCTTAAAATCAAGGGTGACAACCTCCCAACTCTTCAGCTTGGCAACTCCGATAGTGTGCAGGTAGGAGAGTGGGTGGTGGCCGTCGGATATCCGTTTTCCCTTAATACCACCGTTACGGCCGGCATTGTCAGTGCAAAAGCTCGTAGCCTCGGCATCATCAACCGGCCGGGTCGAAACAACGGCACCGGGTACGCGGAACCAACGGGAAATACCGGTGTGGAATCGTTTATCCAAACGGATGCGGCCATCAATCCTGGCAACAGCGGGGGGCTTTGGTCAACACCAATGGCGAACTGA
- a CDS encoding LLM class flavin-dependent oxidoreductase, with amino-acid sequence MEIGIDSFASHLLSNNTGSTLSGAAAMSQLLDRIERADQVGLDVFGIGEHHRVEYLDSAPTVILAAAAARTKRIRLTSAVTVLSAADPVRVFQQFATLDLISQGRAEMVVGRGSSVEAFPLFGFNLDDYDELFAEKLDLLLALRKTEKIHWSGQFRPALTGQGVYPRPVQAQLPIWLGVGGTPESFVRAGMLGLPLMVAVIGGDTHRFRPLVDLYREAGRRAGFTAEQLPVGLHSLGYVAETTPEAHEAFFPGYARTFSARAKERGGLPVTRPQFDAQVGPRGALLVGSPEEVATKILRHSEALGGISRVTFQMDVATLPHANIMRAVELLGTRVAPLLR; translated from the coding sequence ATGGAAATTGGTATTGACAGTTTCGCCTCGCACTTACTGAGCAATAACACAGGTTCCACTTTGAGTGGTGCAGCAGCTATGAGCCAGTTGCTCGACCGCATCGAGCGGGCTGATCAAGTAGGACTCGACGTGTTTGGCATCGGTGAGCACCACCGGGTTGAATATCTTGATTCTGCCCCAACCGTGATTTTGGCGGCCGCCGCGGCTCGCACCAAGCGTATTCGCCTGACCAGTGCCGTAACCGTGCTTTCTGCGGCCGACCCGGTGCGCGTATTTCAGCAGTTTGCCACCCTCGACCTGATTTCGCAGGGCCGGGCTGAAATGGTAGTAGGACGTGGTTCCTCGGTTGAGGCATTTCCGCTGTTTGGATTCAACCTCGACGATTACGACGAGTTATTTGCTGAAAAGCTGGACTTACTCTTGGCGCTCCGCAAGACGGAAAAGATTCACTGGTCGGGGCAGTTTCGGCCGGCGCTGACTGGTCAGGGTGTGTACCCGCGGCCGGTGCAGGCGCAATTGCCTATCTGGCTCGGCGTGGGTGGCACGCCCGAGTCGTTTGTGCGAGCTGGCATGCTAGGCTTGCCGCTGATGGTAGCTGTCATTGGAGGCGACACCCACCGCTTTCGCCCGCTCGTGGACCTTTACCGCGAAGCCGGCCGCCGCGCGGGCTTCACCGCCGAGCAATTGCCTGTCGGGCTGCACTCTTTAGGCTACGTGGCTGAAACAACGCCGGAAGCGCACGAAGCATTTTTCCCAGGATATGCTCGCACCTTCTCCGCCCGTGCCAAAGAGCGGGGTGGCCTACCCGTCACCCGGCCGCAATTTGATGCGCAAGTGGGTCCGCGCGGGGCATTGCTAGTAGGGAGCCCCGAAGAAGTAGCAACCAAAATTCTACGGCATAGCGAAGCGTTAGGCGGTATTTCCCGCGTCACTTTCCAAATGGACGTTGCCACTCTGCCGCACGCCAATATCATGCGAGCAGTCGAGCTGCTTGGCACGCGAGTAGCCCCTTTGCTGCGCTGA
- a CDS encoding S1C family serine protease, with product MKQQLNLRAGVLVTEVRQDGFFDHLGIPSGTIIAFVNGKAVASPKDVEAALLSAQSGMVQMLAIAPDGSRVVFNFPLGT from the coding sequence TTGAAACAACAACTCAATTTACGGGCGGGGGTACTAGTGACGGAGGTTCGGCAAGATGGCTTCTTCGACCACCTAGGAATACCCAGCGGCACGATCATAGCCTTCGTCAACGGCAAAGCAGTTGCAAGTCCTAAGGATGTTGAAGCGGCCTTGCTCTCTGCCCAAAGTGGTATGGTGCAAATGCTAGCCATTGCTCCTGATGGCTCCCGGGTGGTCTTCAATTTTCCGCTAGGAACGTAA
- a CDS encoding RidA family protein: protein MGTPEENFAHTGLHLPPAPTPLGVYKPCLIDGNHLYVSGHGTVQDDKSLIIGRIGLDLDLEQGKLAARQVGLAILSTIVANLGSLNKVKRVIKVLGMVNCTPDFERHPYIINGCSELFAQVWGPENGVGVRSAVGFGSLPDNIPVEIEALFELA from the coding sequence ATGGGTACTCCCGAGGAAAACTTCGCTCACACAGGCTTGCATCTGCCGCCAGCACCTACGCCGTTAGGCGTTTACAAACCTTGTTTGATTGACGGCAACCACTTATACGTTTCGGGGCACGGAACCGTGCAGGACGATAAAAGCTTGATTATTGGCCGCATTGGCTTGGACCTTGATCTTGAGCAAGGCAAGCTGGCTGCCCGGCAGGTCGGTTTAGCCATCTTGTCAACCATTGTCGCCAACCTCGGCAGTTTAAACAAAGTGAAACGGGTTATCAAAGTGCTCGGCATGGTTAACTGCACGCCTGACTTTGAGAGGCATCCTTATATAATCAACGGCTGTAGCGAGTTATTTGCACAGGTGTGGGGTCCCGAAAATGGCGTTGGGGTGCGCAGTGCCGTGGGCTTCGGCTCTCTGCCGGACAACATTCCGGTGGAAATAGAGGCGCTTTTCGAATTAGCTTAA
- a CDS encoding D-TA family PLP-dependent enzyme, with amino-acid sequence MEEWFRISDVGMLDTPALLVYPDRVKQNLAQLTASIEDVSRLRPHVKTHKNQEAVQLTMAAGIGKFKCATIAEAEMLALCHAPDVLLAYQPIGPKAERFVQLIKHYPETRFSCLIDTYTAAQQLNALAAAGALTIPVFLDFNVGMNRSGIAPAAAVALYEQCQQLPNVEIVGLHAYDGHIRDEDFTVRTERCHQAFAQVEAVATQLRAVGLDPIVVAGGSPTFPIHATRKGVECSPGTFIYWDGGYGKTCVEQPFSPAALVLSRVISLPDATKLCVDLGHKSIAAESSLDKRVTFLNAPELAPISQSEEHLVLEAGPSHGYQVGDVLYGLPYHICPTVALYERAVTIQDREVVGEWKTIARDRKITF; translated from the coding sequence ATGGAAGAGTGGTTCCGCATTTCTGACGTCGGCATGCTCGATACGCCCGCGCTACTGGTGTATCCGGACCGGGTTAAGCAAAATCTAGCGCAACTAACAGCCAGCATCGAGGATGTCAGCCGGTTGCGGCCGCACGTGAAAACGCATAAAAACCAGGAAGCGGTTCAACTCACAATGGCAGCCGGCATCGGCAAGTTTAAGTGCGCTACCATTGCCGAAGCTGAAATGCTGGCGCTCTGCCACGCGCCCGACGTGCTGCTGGCCTACCAACCCATTGGGCCTAAAGCAGAGCGCTTTGTGCAGTTGATCAAGCACTACCCCGAAACCAGGTTTTCGTGCCTCATCGATACGTATACCGCGGCCCAGCAACTCAACGCGTTAGCTGCGGCTGGCGCGCTTACAATTCCGGTGTTTCTAGACTTCAACGTGGGCATGAACCGGTCGGGCATTGCCCCGGCAGCGGCGGTAGCTTTGTACGAGCAGTGCCAGCAACTACCCAACGTTGAAATTGTGGGACTGCACGCTTATGATGGCCATATCCGCGACGAAGACTTCACAGTGCGTACCGAGCGCTGCCACCAAGCCTTCGCCCAAGTCGAAGCCGTGGCCACCCAACTGCGCGCGGTTGGCCTGGACCCAATAGTAGTGGCCGGGGGAAGCCCTACATTCCCTATTCACGCCACCCGCAAAGGCGTGGAATGCAGTCCGGGAACGTTTATTTACTGGGATGGCGGCTACGGAAAGACCTGTGTGGAACAGCCGTTTTCACCTGCGGCGCTGGTGCTGAGCCGGGTTATTTCCTTGCCCGATGCCACTAAGCTATGCGTAGATCTAGGTCACAAATCCATTGCTGCCGAAAGTTCTCTAGATAAGCGCGTAACCTTTCTAAATGCCCCGGAACTTGCGCCTATCAGCCAAAGCGAGGAACACTTGGTCTTGGAAGCCGGACCCAGCCATGGTTATCAGGTAGGCGACGTCCTCTACGGTTTGCCTTATCATATTTGTCCTACCGTTGCCTTGTACGAGCGGGCTGTTACCATTCAAGACCGAGAGGTGGTTGGCGAGTGGAAAACCATTGCGCGCGACCGTAAAATCACGTTTTAG
- a CDS encoding S1C family serine protease has product MVNTNGELIGINSAIASQTGSYAGYSFAIPVNLAKKILGDLREFGAVKRGLLGVSFPAPPAEAQFLRQQGLEPGVVKGVYITGVLGNSAAAAAGLQQGDIIQSIDGVALNSSSEFSERIARHRPGDVVKLTYRRNNNTRSTSATLKGRKPRQQLKAMPTSIKSTTSSEPSLPPCPRR; this is encoded by the coding sequence TTGGTCAACACCAATGGCGAACTGATTGGTATTAATTCGGCCATTGCTTCGCAAACCGGTAGCTATGCTGGCTATTCGTTTGCAATTCCGGTGAATCTAGCCAAGAAGATTCTAGGTGACTTACGCGAATTCGGCGCGGTTAAACGCGGATTGTTAGGCGTTTCCTTTCCGGCGCCACCGGCTGAAGCACAATTCTTACGGCAGCAAGGCCTTGAGCCGGGCGTTGTTAAAGGCGTTTACATAACCGGAGTGCTTGGCAACAGCGCGGCGGCCGCGGCCGGTTTGCAGCAAGGCGACATCATTCAAAGCATTGATGGCGTGGCGCTAAACTCATCTTCGGAGTTTTCGGAAAGAATTGCCCGGCACCGTCCTGGAGATGTTGTCAAGCTCACTTATCGGCGTAACAACAACACTCGTTCCACTTCCGCTACGCTGAAAGGGAGGAAACCACGGCAACAGCTAAAAGCAATGCCGACCTCGATAAAATCTACAACAAGCTCGGAGCCATCTTTGCCCCCTTGCCCGCGTCGTTGA
- a CDS encoding GPW/gp25 family protein, which yields MSHDYYRLPLNFEELLQRRPLARCSVQESIAQHLYLMLTTHFGESRFDPGFGCVVWEQDFEALTNMRWKDNVQRSVEQSIREREPRLEQVKVVVGVEDFEIKGINQRIRKRLDVTVRAVLHRTNEPFAFRANLFVAPLSVG from the coding sequence ATGAGCCACGACTACTACCGCCTGCCGCTGAATTTCGAGGAGCTGCTGCAGCGCCGCCCACTTGCGCGCTGCTCGGTACAGGAATCTATTGCGCAGCACTTGTACCTGATGCTTACCACGCACTTCGGCGAATCGCGCTTCGATCCTGGCTTTGGCTGCGTGGTGTGGGAGCAAGATTTCGAGGCCTTAACCAACATGCGCTGGAAAGACAATGTGCAGCGGTCCGTCGAGCAGAGCATCCGGGAGCGGGAGCCACGCCTAGAACAAGTGAAGGTGGTAGTAGGCGTTGAAGACTTTGAAATTAAGGGGATCAACCAGCGCATCCGCAAGCGCCTCGACGTTACGGTACGGGCCGTGCTGCACCGCACCAATGAACCGTTTGCTTTCCGCGCCAACTTGTTTGTGGCGCCCCTCTCGGTGGGATAA
- a CDS encoding helix-turn-helix domain-containing protein has protein sequence MRQLFQQVFGASLYNYFQAARMEEAKRQLAYLSVSEVGYKLGFTNLSHFARLFAKHHGLTPKKYQAMRSC, from the coding sequence ATGCGGCAGCTGTTTCAACAGGTGTTCGGCGCTAGCCTCTACAATTACTTCCAGGCCGCGCGGATGGAAGAAGCTAAAAGGCAGCTTGCCTACTTATCCGTATCGGAAGTGGGGTATAAGCTCGGCTTCACCAACCTGAGTCACTTTGCTCGGCTATTTGCTAAGCACCACGGATTGACGCCCAAAAAGTATCAGGCTATGCGTTCGTGCTAA
- a CDS encoding helix-turn-helix transcriptional regulator: MQHFSEALHVSPASLGDVLRTHTRQNAQQHLYYALLEKARRLLLSTSMSLRETAFHLGFDNPSYFSHLFEHKTGFTPAEFRQTA; this comes from the coding sequence GTGCAGCACTTTTCTGAGGCGCTACACGTGTCGCCCGCATCTTTAGGCGACGTACTACGCACGCACACCAGGCAGAACGCGCAACAGCATTTGTACTACGCGCTACTGGAAAAAGCTAGACGGCTGCTGCTCAGCACTTCCATGAGCCTTCGCGAAACAGCTTTTCACTTAGGCTTCGACAACCCTTCGTACTTCAGCCATTTGTTCGAGCACAAAACTGGTTTTACTCCCGCCGAGTTCAGGCAAACAGCTTAG
- a CDS encoding type VI secretion system baseplate subunit TssG, with protein sequence MPNLSLSARLFGPPPAASARPNSPVTGTSRRLLEQLRRQPFDLRLEVVLADLLAHGYSFDDFVVRPVSLFARRYRRDIGAVSEEAAEQQWRAPKTVVEVHREGLYDALPQQVFHHAGDPAPTPGVRAMIADIQAQRRREKATRRFFLPFEQEFYRFRVLLEQEERRYMTNLSAQWYNEVLARFWEIAGQLPPRQVTTLLYLLPLAHGIVGDLPRTQQVFECVLEVPVRLRTITPLRFAAEDLTEPGAALGTVLGQGELGRDFVLSGAYQETLPALEVRLPSLSTTLLAAFLAPDNWQARALKLLCNYFVAFETDVVFHYEVAAASQSFVLADEGETAILGYTTSGL encoded by the coding sequence ATGCCAAACCTCAGCCTTTCAGCCCGTCTCTTTGGCCCGCCACCTGCGGCATCGGCAAGGCCGAACTCGCCGGTTACGGGCACTTCACGCCGGCTGCTCGAGCAATTGCGCCGCCAGCCGTTTGACCTGCGGCTGGAAGTGGTGCTAGCCGATCTGCTGGCACACGGTTACTCGTTCGATGACTTTGTTGTTCGGCCGGTCAGCCTGTTTGCTCGCCGCTACCGTCGCGACATAGGCGCCGTGAGTGAGGAGGCCGCCGAGCAACAGTGGCGCGCTCCCAAAACTGTTGTTGAAGTGCATCGGGAGGGTCTGTATGATGCCTTGCCTCAACAAGTATTTCATCATGCCGGCGACCCGGCTCCGACGCCCGGCGTGCGAGCCATGATTGCCGATATTCAGGCTCAACGGCGCCGCGAAAAGGCAACTCGACGCTTTTTCTTGCCTTTCGAGCAAGAATTTTACCGCTTTCGGGTGCTGCTCGAACAAGAAGAGCGACGCTACATGACCAACCTGTCGGCACAGTGGTATAACGAAGTGCTGGCGCGGTTCTGGGAAATAGCTGGGCAACTGCCGCCGCGGCAAGTAACGACGCTGCTTTACCTGCTGCCTCTGGCGCACGGCATTGTAGGGGACCTGCCCCGTACGCAGCAGGTGTTTGAATGCGTACTGGAAGTACCTGTGCGTCTGCGGACGATAACGCCTCTACGTTTTGCGGCCGAAGACCTCACGGAACCGGGAGCAGCGCTCGGAACTGTGCTAGGTCAAGGTGAACTAGGGCGCGACTTTGTGCTGAGCGGAGCCTATCAAGAAACGCTGCCCGCGCTGGAAGTACGTTTGCCTTCATTGTCTACCACCTTGCTTGCGGCTTTTCTCGCTCCCGATAATTGGCAGGCTCGTGCGCTGAAATTGCTATGCAACTACTTCGTAGCCTTTGAAACCGACGTTGTATTTCACTATGAAGTAGCCGCCGCGAGTCAGTCATTTGTGCTTGCTGATGAAGGCGAAACAGCCATATTAGGGTATACTACGTCAGGACTGTAG
- a CDS encoding FAD-dependent oxidoreductase, with amino-acid sequence MQTNLVSNKQIAIVGGGPVGLALASILQRRGAQVTVYERDRSPEQVRTSGGTLDIHAEDGQLALEAAGVMSQFRQLARPTGERMTDQHGVIAVEEEPDPLFSRPEIDRLDLHQLLLASLAPATVVWDQHFQSVEELDGRFVLHFAGQPDQVADMVVGASGVHSKVRAYVTGTKVEFTGTVAIQGDIPNPDITCPTFSALVNHGNLIARGEGKTLFAHTKANGSIHYYLTFRGPADWFAQRGLAPDPAAVVQVLAEKLTNWAPVYHEGFQATTSVSFLAINRVPLVADRVVTQPITLVGDAAHAMSPFAGIGVNIGLVDALTLADNLTSGQFSSLNAAIEAYEHTMYDYAHKAQETSAAAELAIHSNMSAEELIAATRGPVV; translated from the coding sequence ATGCAAACGAATCTTGTCAGCAACAAGCAAATTGCTATTGTCGGCGGTGGGCCTGTGGGCTTAGCGTTGGCCAGTATTCTTCAGCGGCGCGGCGCGCAAGTAACAGTCTACGAACGTGACCGCAGCCCCGAGCAAGTGCGCACATCTGGCGGTACGCTCGACATCCACGCCGAAGACGGTCAGTTAGCCCTTGAAGCCGCGGGTGTCATGAGCCAATTTCGCCAACTAGCCCGCCCAACCGGGGAGCGAATGACCGATCAACACGGCGTTATCGCTGTCGAGGAAGAGCCCGACCCGTTGTTTAGCCGGCCGGAAATTGACCGCCTAGACCTGCACCAGTTGCTGCTAGCTAGCCTAGCGCCTGCAACCGTAGTCTGGGACCAGCATTTTCAAAGCGTAGAAGAACTTGATGGGCGTTTCGTGCTGCACTTTGCTGGCCAGCCCGACCAAGTAGCAGATATGGTGGTTGGGGCTAGTGGCGTCCACTCGAAAGTGCGCGCCTACGTGACGGGCACCAAAGTCGAATTCACTGGTACAGTGGCCATTCAGGGCGATATTCCGAATCCGGACATCACATGTCCAACTTTCTCAGCCCTGGTCAACCACGGCAATCTGATAGCGCGCGGCGAGGGTAAGACCCTTTTTGCGCACACCAAAGCCAACGGTAGCATCCATTATTACCTCACTTTCCGCGGGCCTGCCGATTGGTTTGCCCAGCGCGGTCTGGCACCCGACCCAGCGGCCGTGGTGCAGGTGTTGGCCGAAAAACTAACGAACTGGGCACCCGTTTACCACGAAGGGTTTCAAGCCACTACCAGCGTTTCATTCCTTGCTATCAACCGAGTGCCGCTGGTTGCTGACCGGGTGGTAACGCAGCCCATCACCTTGGTAGGTGACGCCGCCCACGCTATGTCGCCGTTTGCAGGCATCGGCGTCAATATCGGGTTGGTAGATGCCCTTACGCTAGCCGACAACTTAACCAGCGGGCAGTTCAGCAGTCTGAATGCCGCTATTGAGGCCTACGAGCACACCATGTACGATTACGCCCACAAAGCCCAGGAAACAAGCGCCGCCGCGGAACTGGCTATTCACAGCAACATGAGCGCCGAAGAACTGATAGCCGCAACTCGCGGGCCTGTTGTGTAG
- a CDS encoding tyrosine-type recombinase/integrase yields the protein MNKPPLLPVVVPTRTHSLVELPSSVARYVEAGLHGAENTKRGYAADLRSFQDYCEHHQLLHLPAEVTTVAGYVSQMADRGMKLATIRRHVAAIAKLHQLAGQPSPTSHEALNVVLDGIARIVGKRQRQAPAFTVAELKQAIKAMDLTTPTGLRDRAVLLLGFAGAFRRSELVALNVEDVELTRQALVIHMRQSKTNQYGQEEDKAVFYAPSADFCPVRAVQEWITCLNRTTGPLFTRMSRGNQNRPAQPSQNRLTDQSVNDLVQRHLGIMYSAHSLRASFVTTAVEAGQSNKAIKNQTKQKTDAMIERYARLDDVKRFNAAQYLGL from the coding sequence ATGAACAAACCACCCTTGCTGCCCGTGGTGGTACCGACCCGCACGCATTCTTTAGTGGAGCTGCCGTCGTCGGTGGCCCGGTACGTAGAAGCTGGTCTGCATGGCGCCGAGAACACCAAACGAGGCTACGCAGCTGATCTGCGCAGTTTTCAGGATTATTGCGAGCATCATCAGTTATTACACTTGCCAGCCGAGGTGACGACGGTTGCAGGCTACGTATCTCAAATGGCCGACCGCGGCATGAAGCTGGCAACTATTCGGCGGCATGTGGCAGCTATTGCCAAGCTCCACCAGCTAGCCGGTCAGCCTTCGCCTACCAGTCATGAGGCCTTGAATGTAGTATTAGATGGTATTGCCCGGATCGTAGGCAAACGACAACGCCAAGCCCCGGCGTTTACAGTCGCCGAACTCAAGCAGGCAATCAAAGCCATGGATCTAACCACTCCCACAGGGCTTCGGGACCGGGCCGTACTGCTGCTCGGCTTCGCTGGCGCCTTTCGCCGCTCGGAGCTAGTAGCACTCAATGTGGAAGATGTAGAGCTGACTCGCCAGGCGCTGGTTATTCATATGCGCCAAAGTAAAACCAACCAGTACGGCCAGGAAGAAGACAAAGCGGTATTTTATGCTCCTAGCGCCGACTTCTGTCCGGTGCGAGCGGTACAAGAATGGATTACGTGCTTAAACCGAACTACCGGGCCGTTATTCACACGTATGAGTCGCGGCAATCAGAATCGACCCGCCCAACCAAGCCAAAATAGACTAACCGACCAAAGCGTCAATGATTTGGTGCAGCGCCACTTAGGCATTATGTACTCGGCCCACTCCTTGCGCGCTTCTTTCGTAACCACTGCAGTGGAAGCCGGGCAATCAAACAAAGCCATTAAAAACCAAACCAAGCAGAAAACGGATGCGATGATTGAGCGTTACGCACGCCTCGATGATGTAAAGCGGTTTAACGCGGCGCAATACTTAGGTCTATAA
- a CDS encoding FMN-dependent NADH-azoreductase, producing MNVLLIKGTPKSAETSVSLQMAQAFVETYQVTHPLTEVTVLDLYADEVPLLDEDVFSGWGKLAAQLPLTAVESRKVERLSNLVDQFLAADTVVFALPMWNFGYPPMVKAYLDAIAVAGKTFRYTAEGPIGLAGNKRVVVCEARGGVYSSGPAQAMEHTSSYLTTFLSFIGITNVQFILAEGLAMDATQLPARRQEALERARQAATPLAVAA from the coding sequence ATGAACGTTTTATTGATTAAAGGTACTCCTAAGTCCGCCGAGACATCTGTGTCACTGCAAATGGCCCAGGCCTTCGTTGAAACTTACCAAGTTACTCATCCTTTGACCGAAGTAACGGTGCTCGACCTTTATGCCGACGAGGTACCACTGCTGGACGAGGACGTGTTCAGTGGCTGGGGGAAACTTGCCGCTCAATTGCCTCTCACCGCGGTAGAAAGCCGCAAAGTGGAGCGCTTAAGCAACCTAGTGGATCAGTTCCTGGCGGCAGATACAGTGGTGTTTGCTTTGCCCATGTGGAACTTTGGCTATCCGCCCATGGTGAAAGCCTACCTCGACGCTATAGCCGTGGCCGGCAAAACCTTCCGCTATACTGCTGAGGGACCCATAGGCTTGGCTGGCAACAAACGAGTAGTGGTATGTGAAGCCCGCGGCGGCGTTTACAGCAGCGGCCCGGCCCAAGCTATGGAGCATACTAGTAGTTACTTAACTACGTTCCTAAGTTTTATTGGCATCACCAACGTGCAGTTCATATTGGCTGAAGGTTTGGCCATGGACGCAACTCAGCTTCCTGCCCGGCGCCAAGAAGCCCTTGAGCGGGCACGCCAAGCCGCTACTCCCCTAGCGGTGGCGGCGTAG